The Catenuloplanes niger genome includes a window with the following:
- a CDS encoding SPW repeat protein, with product MTDIKGPENRERPPGHELAHETAPPTYPGPAGGRLSLITDVGVLVAGVWLVVAPFVLGHDGAAFWNTLISGAVIAILAVARLGSPPRTSRLGLVHLVLGIWLIASPFLLGYGTDLVAARTSYATGAVVAVLALASAASGGRSRSVMRD from the coding sequence ATGACCGACATCAAGGGCCCGGAGAACCGCGAGCGCCCGCCGGGCCACGAACTCGCGCACGAGACCGCGCCACCCACCTACCCGGGACCGGCCGGCGGCCGCCTCTCGCTGATCACCGACGTGGGCGTGCTGGTGGCCGGCGTCTGGCTGGTCGTCGCACCGTTCGTCCTCGGCCACGACGGCGCCGCGTTCTGGAACACGCTGATCAGCGGCGCGGTGATCGCGATCCTGGCCGTCGCCCGCCTCGGGTCCCCGCCGAGGACCAGCCGGCTCGGCCTGGTCCACCTGGTGCTCGGCATCTGGCTGATCGCCTCCCCGTTCCTGCTCGGCTACGGCACCGACCTGGTCGCCGCCCGCACCAGCTACGCGACCGGCGCGGTCGTCGCCGTGCTCGCGCTGGCCAGCGCCGCGTCCGGCGGCCGGTCCCGCAGCGTCATGCGCGACTGA
- a CDS encoding M28 family peptidase has protein sequence METPASKSFLSRRRMLALAAGGAAGVALPAPAWAVGDQRPGAVRPPALTPGDRRVAGEVSARRALEHLRVLSEGIGPRIGGTRSEKRAADYIAHTLDRLGYDTTLQPFPVADKFLADLDAPGGLPRDLCWQAGASPQGGLGGTVRGEVLDAGAGGPADYPETVRRTILLVDYVAANREAVVALAVARGAAAVIFLPADLVEPRRASAFSPTLPGSATTPVPIPVVGVAQAQKHRLRALLTAGRLRKLTVTTTAHRGLTSHNVLAERRTGDGTGPVVMVSAHYDTVIGAPGANDDGSGTVLNLELARVLRRLPVNATLRFGLWGSEEQGLIGSRYYVAQLPQAERDRIVAVFQNDMVATSWNPATRYWLLSFTGLANRATDEVAAAAERLGYAPRISPVTLRGSSDHQSFQEVGIASANFSWRGEESPAILEPPYHSPEDTIAKNISLERLKVSMELIGSAAYATARNPVPA, from the coding sequence TTGGAAACCCCAGCCTCGAAGTCCTTTCTCAGCCGCCGCCGGATGCTGGCGCTCGCGGCCGGTGGCGCCGCCGGCGTCGCGCTGCCCGCCCCCGCCTGGGCGGTCGGCGACCAGCGGCCCGGCGCGGTCCGCCCGCCGGCGCTGACCCCGGGAGACCGCCGGGTGGCCGGCGAGGTGTCCGCCCGCCGCGCGCTCGAGCACCTGCGCGTGCTGTCCGAGGGCATCGGCCCGCGGATCGGTGGCACCCGCTCGGAGAAACGCGCGGCCGACTACATAGCGCACACCCTGGACCGGCTCGGCTACGACACCACGCTCCAGCCGTTCCCGGTCGCGGACAAGTTCCTCGCCGACCTGGACGCGCCCGGCGGCCTGCCCCGCGACCTGTGCTGGCAGGCCGGCGCGTCGCCGCAGGGCGGCCTGGGTGGCACGGTGCGCGGCGAGGTGCTGGACGCCGGCGCGGGCGGCCCCGCCGACTACCCGGAGACCGTGCGCCGCACGATCCTGCTGGTCGACTACGTGGCCGCGAACCGGGAGGCCGTGGTCGCGCTCGCGGTCGCCCGCGGCGCCGCGGCCGTGATCTTCCTGCCCGCCGACCTGGTCGAGCCGCGGCGCGCGTCCGCGTTCAGCCCCACGCTGCCCGGGTCCGCGACCACGCCGGTGCCGATCCCGGTGGTCGGCGTGGCCCAGGCGCAGAAGCACCGGCTGCGCGCGCTGCTGACCGCCGGCCGGCTGCGCAAGCTCACCGTCACCACCACCGCGCACCGCGGCCTGACCTCGCACAACGTGCTCGCGGAGCGGCGCACGGGCGACGGCACCGGCCCGGTCGTCATGGTCAGCGCGCACTACGACACCGTGATCGGCGCGCCCGGCGCGAACGACGACGGCTCCGGCACCGTCCTCAACCTGGAACTGGCCCGGGTGCTGCGCCGGCTGCCGGTCAACGCGACGCTCCGGTTCGGGCTGTGGGGCTCGGAGGAGCAGGGCCTGATCGGTTCCCGCTACTACGTGGCGCAGCTGCCGCAGGCCGAACGGGACCGGATCGTCGCCGTGTTCCAGAACGACATGGTCGCCACCAGCTGGAACCCGGCCACCCGCTACTGGCTGCTCTCCTTCACCGGCCTGGCCAACCGGGCGACGGACGAGGTGGCCGCCGCCGCGGAACGCCTCGGCTACGCGCCGCGGATCTCCCCGGTCACGCTGCGCGGCTCCAGCGACCACCAGTCGTTCCAGGAGGTCGGCATCGCGTCCGCGAACTTCTCCTGGCGCGGCGAGGAGTCCCCGGCGATCCTCGAACCGCCGTACCACAGCCCCGAGGACACGATCGCCAAGAACATCAGCCTGGAGCGCCTGAAGGTCTCGATGGAGCTGATCGGCTCCGCCGCCTACGCCACGGCCCGCAACCCCGTACCCGCGTAA
- a CDS encoding MarR family winged helix-turn-helix transcriptional regulator has translation MPRKLPDRDELHIWREFIEATEALRTRVTGRLHDDTGLGAGDYTVLLTLSEAPDTRLRSSELATRVGWERSRLSHHLGRMERRGLITRTGAPGDNRGALIVMTPDGGAAFHAATIPHLRVVRELFVDALTPEQLTAAGEIAAALRDRLRDR, from the coding sequence ATGCCCCGCAAACTGCCCGATCGTGACGAGCTGCACATCTGGCGCGAGTTCATCGAGGCCACCGAGGCCCTGCGCACCCGGGTGACCGGCCGCCTGCACGACGACACCGGCCTCGGCGCCGGCGACTACACCGTGCTGCTCACGCTCAGCGAGGCGCCGGACACCCGCCTGCGCTCCTCCGAGCTGGCCACCCGGGTGGGCTGGGAACGCAGCCGGCTCTCGCACCACCTCGGCCGGATGGAACGGCGCGGCCTGATCACCCGCACCGGCGCGCCGGGCGACAACCGCGGCGCGCTGATCGTGATGACGCCGGACGGGGGCGCGGCGTTCCACGCGGCGACCATCCCGCACCTGCGGGTGGTCCGGGAGCTGTTCGTCGACGCGCTCACGCCGGAACAGCTCACCGCGGCCGGCGAGATCGCCGCGGCGCTGCGCGACCGGCTGCGCGACCGCTGA
- a CDS encoding SDR family NAD(P)-dependent oxidoreductase — protein sequence MTDERIALVTGANKGIGAAIAEGLAGHGLTVLIAARDPEKGAAAAARIGAYPITLDVTDDASVAAAAREVADRYGRLDVLVNNAGISGGFRQVPGAVDLDTVRSVLDTNVLGVIRVTEAFLPLLRRGSGARVINVSSGTASMARTTDPAHSFAIRATMAGYPVSKTALNMLTVQYAKALADDGITVNAIAPGACATDFTAALGIPVERTAAQGAAVAVGLATTDDRTTAAFLSDEGPVPW from the coding sequence ATGACAGACGAGAGGATCGCCCTGGTCACCGGGGCGAACAAGGGCATCGGCGCGGCGATCGCGGAAGGCCTCGCCGGACACGGCCTGACCGTGCTGATCGCCGCGCGCGACCCGGAGAAGGGCGCCGCGGCCGCCGCCCGGATCGGCGCGTACCCGATCACGCTGGACGTGACCGACGACGCGTCCGTGGCCGCGGCCGCCCGCGAGGTGGCGGACCGCTACGGTCGGCTGGACGTCCTGGTCAACAACGCCGGCATCTCCGGCGGCTTCCGGCAGGTCCCGGGCGCGGTCGACCTGGACACGGTCCGCTCCGTGCTGGACACGAACGTCCTCGGCGTCATCCGCGTCACCGAGGCGTTCCTGCCGCTGCTGCGCCGCGGCTCCGGCGCGCGCGTCATCAACGTCTCCAGCGGCACCGCGTCGATGGCCCGGACGACCGACCCGGCCCACTCGTTCGCGATCCGCGCGACGATGGCCGGTTACCCGGTCTCCAAGACCGCCCTGAACATGCTCACCGTCCAGTACGCCAAGGCGCTCGCCGACGACGGCATCACCGTCAACGCGATCGCGCCCGGCGCCTGCGCCACCGACTTCACCGCCGCCCTCGGCATCCCCGTCGAGCGCACCGCCGCCCAGGGCGCCGCCGTCGCCGTCGGCCTCGCCACCACCGACGACCGCACCACCGCGGCGTTCCTCTCCGACGAGGGCCCCGTCCCCTGGTGA
- a CDS encoding LysR family transcriptional regulator, which produces MDDVETRELRYFVAVAEELHFGRAAARLGIAQPPLSRAIRRLEHRLGVPLLERTSRSARLTPAGEVLLAEGRTALAAVAAAVRRTRWAGRETPGLRLAMKPGGDGGLLPGILDRYAEQPGALPVDLVFSHHERAAMVRDGRADLALLHHPQNDLTGLDSEPLHTERRVLALAAGHPLAARDTLTLADLAGLPMSRWREAAVPAPGPLVTDVGELQQLVALGRAVALVPESAADHPSAGIAYRPVLDAPPSTLVLAWPENSRSRDIAAFVTAARAAVPRRPAAQAV; this is translated from the coding sequence ATGGACGACGTGGAGACGCGCGAGCTGCGGTACTTCGTCGCGGTCGCGGAGGAGCTGCACTTCGGCCGCGCGGCCGCGCGGCTCGGCATCGCGCAGCCGCCGCTGTCCCGGGCGATCCGCCGCCTCGAGCACCGCCTCGGCGTGCCGCTGCTGGAACGCACCAGCCGCTCGGCCCGGCTCACGCCGGCCGGCGAGGTGCTGCTCGCGGAGGGCCGGACGGCGCTCGCCGCGGTCGCGGCCGCGGTCCGGCGCACCCGGTGGGCCGGGCGGGAGACGCCCGGCCTGCGGCTCGCGATGAAGCCCGGCGGTGACGGCGGGCTGCTGCCCGGCATCCTCGACCGGTACGCGGAACAGCCCGGCGCGCTCCCGGTGGACCTGGTCTTCTCGCACCACGAGCGGGCCGCGATGGTCCGCGACGGCCGCGCCGACCTGGCGTTGCTGCACCACCCGCAGAACGACCTGACCGGCCTGGACAGCGAGCCGCTGCACACCGAACGCCGGGTGCTGGCGCTCGCCGCCGGTCACCCGCTCGCCGCCCGGGACACGCTCACGCTCGCGGACCTGGCCGGGTTGCCGATGTCGCGGTGGCGGGAGGCCGCGGTCCCCGCGCCCGGCCCGCTGGTCACCGACGTCGGCGAGTTGCAGCAGCTGGTCGCGCTCGGTCGCGCGGTCGCCCTGGTCCCGGAGTCCGCGGCGGACCACCCGTCGGCGGGCATCGCCTACCGGCCGGTGCTCGACGCGCCCCCGTCCACGCTCGTCCTCGCCTGGCCGGAGAACAGCCGTTCGCGCGACATCGCCGCGTTCGTCACCGCCGCCCGCGCCGCCGTGCCGCGCCGTCCGGCCGCACAGGCCGTCTGA
- a CDS encoding N-6 DNA methylase produces the protein MRDGSQDLADLIWSVADLLRGDFRPSEYGSVLLPFTVFRRLECLGLLGGRSLVHRAHAGSDPREALRAVPDDAPAEPAGLLARLGLHAVAARLADAGLLPPVLARFAALDLGERVLSDAEMGAVFDTLVRRSAEIAADAGGDHFTAPDVTALLAALIVAPDADRLARRTAPVRVYDPVCGAGGSLMELRAAVGRPTPVELSGQDLDPASSALASATLLMHGLDPGGIALGDTLGADAHPDATFDYLVAAPPFGLEWKKVAAEVTREAALGDAGRFGAGLPRINDASLLFLQHLLAKMRPPEDGGSRLAVLFNSSPLFAGEPGTGESEIRRWILENDLLETVVALPERLLYHTHIPTYVWVLTNRKEPDRAGNVILMDCRRRFAAMRRAIADKSRYLTTEQISEIVAIRRSATATGTVAPDVATVVPVADFRFERVVGDVTRVGYEIRPFAFFSIALGDGYAPLSSVAEVLRPVPPTDSGRPLLTAEDLDRPDLSAADLDTVLTTSALTPCAAGDVVGDAGDWHLLPPGFGEAFTHMFVLRPRRRTGRALCEFLNAPQNAGYDDRLHPLTDLPVPAEILDDETFSDHLEDLRRSRADLARITAGILPNVFEGTRADLAATRRTVGVALATAALTTELLQPLEDPFWRAEYAYPFPIAALARHYRIAASPAQRKEALLKLGESVARTIGGLALAVLVGRNGDRMTAELRRRFERSATWGTWNWMIKDLRTPGAVPELPELDGVLDDDGTHALLTRALRFRNDSGHSFGVQPAHELEDEIARIEPVVQRTLESAGWLAQLRYDLVDRCEYTGTGFRLVGRRLRGGHPDWEPFERLVPDPVTPHRVYVTGPSTAAAIDLWPVAGAELCPTCRQWEFFVINQVHRHTATLRSGRDHEIDRPLT, from the coding sequence GTGAGAGACGGCTCGCAGGATCTGGCCGACCTCATCTGGTCCGTCGCCGACCTTCTGCGAGGCGACTTCCGCCCGAGTGAGTACGGTTCGGTGCTCCTCCCCTTCACCGTGTTCCGCCGCCTCGAGTGCCTCGGTCTGCTCGGCGGTCGGAGCCTCGTCCACCGGGCGCACGCCGGGAGCGACCCGCGCGAAGCGCTCCGCGCCGTGCCCGACGACGCCCCGGCGGAGCCGGCCGGCCTGCTGGCCCGGCTCGGCCTGCACGCCGTCGCCGCGCGACTCGCCGACGCCGGCCTCCTGCCCCCGGTGCTCGCGCGGTTCGCCGCGCTCGACCTCGGCGAGCGGGTCCTCTCCGACGCCGAGATGGGTGCGGTCTTCGACACGCTGGTCCGCCGTTCCGCCGAGATCGCGGCCGACGCCGGCGGAGACCACTTCACCGCGCCGGACGTGACCGCCCTGCTCGCCGCGCTGATCGTCGCGCCCGACGCCGACCGGCTGGCGCGCCGCACCGCCCCGGTCCGCGTCTACGACCCGGTCTGCGGAGCGGGCGGGTCCCTCATGGAGCTCCGGGCCGCCGTCGGCCGGCCGACCCCGGTGGAGTTGTCCGGCCAGGATCTCGACCCGGCATCGTCCGCACTGGCCTCCGCCACGCTGCTGATGCACGGGCTCGACCCCGGCGGCATCGCCCTCGGCGACACCCTCGGCGCGGACGCCCACCCCGACGCCACCTTCGACTACCTGGTCGCCGCCCCGCCCTTCGGCCTGGAGTGGAAGAAGGTGGCGGCGGAGGTCACGAGGGAGGCCGCGCTCGGCGACGCCGGCCGTTTCGGCGCCGGCCTGCCGCGCATCAACGACGCCTCGCTGCTCTTCCTCCAGCACCTGCTGGCCAAGATGCGCCCGCCGGAGGACGGCGGCAGCCGTCTCGCCGTCCTCTTCAACAGCAGCCCGCTGTTCGCCGGGGAGCCCGGCACCGGCGAGTCCGAGATCCGTCGCTGGATCCTCGAGAACGACCTGCTCGAAACCGTGGTGGCCCTGCCCGAGCGGCTCCTCTACCACACGCACATCCCGACGTACGTGTGGGTGCTGACCAACCGGAAGGAGCCCGACCGCGCCGGCAACGTCATCCTGATGGACTGCCGCCGGCGCTTCGCGGCGATGCGCCGCGCGATCGCCGACAAGAGCAGATACCTGACGACCGAGCAGATCTCCGAGATCGTCGCGATCCGGCGGTCGGCCACCGCGACCGGCACCGTCGCGCCGGACGTCGCCACGGTCGTGCCGGTCGCCGATTTCCGCTTCGAGCGGGTCGTCGGCGACGTCACCCGCGTCGGCTACGAGATCCGCCCGTTCGCGTTCTTCTCCATCGCGCTCGGCGACGGTTACGCGCCGCTCTCCTCGGTCGCCGAGGTCCTGCGGCCGGTCCCTCCCACCGACTCCGGCCGGCCGCTGCTCACCGCCGAGGATCTCGACCGGCCCGACCTCTCCGCCGCCGATCTCGACACCGTCCTGACCACGTCGGCACTCACCCCGTGCGCGGCCGGCGACGTCGTCGGCGACGCCGGCGACTGGCACCTGCTGCCGCCCGGGTTCGGCGAGGCCTTCACCCACATGTTCGTGCTCCGGCCGCGTCGCCGCACCGGGCGCGCGCTGTGCGAGTTCCTCAACGCCCCGCAGAACGCCGGGTACGACGACCGCCTCCACCCGCTCACCGATCTGCCGGTGCCGGCCGAGATCCTCGACGACGAGACGTTCAGCGACCACCTCGAGGACCTCCGCCGGTCCCGCGCCGACCTCGCCCGGATCACCGCCGGCATCCTGCCCAACGTGTTCGAGGGCACCCGCGCCGACCTGGCCGCGACCCGGCGCACGGTCGGCGTCGCACTCGCCACGGCGGCCCTCACCACGGAGCTGCTGCAACCGCTGGAGGACCCGTTCTGGCGCGCCGAGTACGCGTACCCGTTCCCGATCGCCGCCCTGGCCCGCCACTACCGGATCGCCGCCTCACCAGCCCAGCGCAAGGAGGCGCTGCTCAAGCTGGGTGAGTCGGTCGCCCGTACGATCGGGGGCCTGGCTCTTGCCGTGCTGGTCGGCCGCAACGGCGACCGGATGACGGCCGAACTGCGCCGCAGGTTCGAGCGCAGCGCCACCTGGGGCACCTGGAACTGGATGATCAAGGACCTGCGCACGCCCGGCGCGGTGCCCGAGCTGCCCGAGCTCGACGGCGTCCTCGACGACGACGGCACCCACGCGCTGCTCACCCGGGCCCTCAGGTTCCGCAACGACTCCGGCCACTCCTTCGGCGTCCAGCCCGCGCACGAGCTGGAGGACGAGATCGCCCGGATCGAGCCGGTCGTCCAGCGCACCCTCGAGTCCGCCGGCTGGCTCGCCCAGCTCCGGTACGACCTGGTCGACCGCTGCGAGTACACCGGCACCGGCTTCCGCCTGGTCGGCCGCCGGCTGCGCGGCGGCCACCCCGACTGGGAGCCGTTCGAGCGCCTGGTCCCCGACCCGGTCACCCCGCACCGCGTCTACGTCACCGGCCCCTCCACCGCGGCCGCGATCGACCTGTGGCCGGTCGCCGGCGCCGAACTGTGCCCGACGTGCCGCCAGTGGGAGTTCTTCGTCATCAACCAGGTCCACCGGCACACCGCCACCCTGCGCAGCGGCCGCGACCACGAGATCGACCGCCCGCTGACCTGA